Part of the Rana temporaria chromosome 11, aRanTem1.1, whole genome shotgun sequence genome, AACCAACTATTTAAAATGGACATTAAAGATAAATAAACGTTATTTTATATAGCACCTTTCCGTAGCTTCTCACAGGATAtcataaaggaagaaaaaagggacAAGTAACAGCttgtctacaaaaaaaaaaaaatttagatttaaTTTGAAGGAGTTTAGAGACGAATATGACTCTGATGTTCTTTGGAAGTGAATTCCAGAATTTTGGAGCATAGCAGGAGAAGGCTCCGTCTCCCATCAAGTGTAAGTGAGTAGAGGGGACACACAGAAGACCAGAATTTAACAAGCAGAGGTTATGAGGGGGGAGCAAGTTGATAAAATTTCACTGAGATAATGGAGTGCCAAGCCATGAAGCGCCTTATAGGTGAGCAAGAGGATTTTAAAGTCTATGTAAATCCTGATGAGTAGCCAGTGAAAGGACTCCAGGAGAGGGGTAATAGGAGCACATGTACCAGACCTAGTCAGGATTCTGGCTGCAGAATTTTGAACAGATTGAAGTAGAGTAATAGTGGATTTAGATACACCAGCGAGTAGAGCATTTCAGCAGTCAAGTCGGGAGAATAAAAATGTATGGATCAGCTTTTCAGCTACAGTGTATGATAGCACAGGACGCAGCCCAGCAATATTTTTTCCGACAAcattttgtacatgtggatcaaagGTTAACCCCTTGCctcccaagccaattctgacagttctctcctacatgtaaaaatcatattttttttgctagaaaattactcaaaacccccaaacattatactgtatatgttttttttttttttttcagagacccTAGGGCAGtgttggcgaaccttggcaccccagatgttttggaactacatttcccatgatgctccgctacactgcagagtgcatgagcatcatgggaaatgtagttccaaaacatctggggtgccaaggttcgccatcactgccctagggaataaaatagtggtcgttgcaactttttatgtcacgcagtatttgcgcagcaatttttcaaacgcgttttttGGGGGcttcaaacaaacaaacaaacaaaaaaaacactaaagttatcctgattttttgtataatgtgaaagatgatgttacgccgagtaaatagatacccaacatgtcacgctttaaacaCTTGGgaacctgccgccgtcattacaTTGCGGCAGATCGGCACAATCCCGCGAGCCGTTGTAGCTGTACGTGCCCACAGCActgcgggggtgccgatgctcgtggccggcgtgtgtaaacacacactccTCTGTGAGGAGGggagatgcagatcgtgagttcctaaaagctaggaaccacaatctgtcatctcctatagtgagtcccatacagttggaacacacactagggaacaccgTTAACCCCTTttatcgcctcctagtgttaatcccttccctgccagtgacattgatacagtaatcagtgcattttaatagcactgatcgctgtataaatgccaatggtcccaaaaatgtcctatgtgtccgccataatttcacaGTCCCGCCAAACCCATCAATATTGCAATTttaattaccaaaaatatgtagaagaatgcttatagcgcaaaaaataaaaaacgcagagacgatcaaataccaccaaaagaaagctctatttgtgggaaaaaaaaggatgtcaattttgtttgtgtacagcatcgcacgaccgcacaattgtcagttaaatcgacacagtgccgtatcgcaaaaaatggcttggtcatcgagcagccaaatcttccggggctgaagtggttaaaattgtgcacacttgtggaattgCGCCATaattttggtacttaaaaatctccataggcgacgctttaattttctttacagattacatgtttagagttacagaggaggtcttgggtagaattattgctctcgctctaacgttcgcgtgatacctcacatgtgtgggtttgaacgccgtttacatatgtgggcgcaacttacgtatgtgttcgcttaaattttttttttcccttctttattgtttatttaacttttttttttatattttgacactttCCCTTTacattttaatcacttttattactaGAAATctaaacatcacttgtaataggaataggacatgacaggtcctctttaccgctagatctggggtctataagtcccCAGATCTCTCCCCTAGGCTGGAAAGagctaaataataattaaaaataaataaataaaaacacacacaatatggaccctttcacacatgcagaccgttcagatccgcctgtcagtttttttaggcggacctgaacggatgcccaatgcaggtctatggagcgaCAGATGTCAGCTGACATCCACTCCGCTgaatccagacggatggaaactctattctccatccgtctggcggatcggatcaggtgaaaacggacaggcggtcatTTTTTCATCccacccccatagaggagagcagagctCTGAAAGgtctgtccctgcacagtgtgcagagacggacCCGTCATCCgcaggctcagcggggatcaatgctGGGCAAGCGGAGTCCATCAAAACAAACAGACGTGTCCATCAAAACAAACAGACGTGTATGTATGGCAAAGGGGCCTATCttggcttcccagccgaggcaaCTGCAGTGTTTACAACTGCCGAGGCtggacgtgacgtcataacgtcacgcccgACCTCagaaggtcatagagatgaccggggaTCATCTGGTTCTCTGTCAGCTCTATGGTAAACAGCTGTCGCCCATTCATTCTCTGGCTCGTTGATCGCATGGGCTGGATGTCCCCTCCTGGCACCTGtaaaaaacaatcaagtggctgaacAGCCACCATGATTGTTTTTCTGGTGCATGGCATCGCcggcaaaaaaagaagaagatatcTGAATTAggtatcatttagatatccccactcaaagtccACGACATCATATGACCtcgttgggcgggaagtggttaaactagcatCAATATCACCCCTAGATTTTTCAATTTACACTAAATTCCATCATGGAATTAGGCTTTAAACAAAAAGGTGAACTAGCCGGCTGTTTATTGCAGATGAGATTTGAAACTACCcgtctgcaataaaataaacgtACCTGTCTGTAAGGTACATCATCCCATGTCAGCCTATCAAGGTGGCCAAAAGTCTACACCCAGAGGAAGCCGGGTGAAGGTGGCGGTGAGGAACCTCTCTGGCACTATACAGAGGAAAAGTATTGCAGACTTTAATTCCCCTTTAACATAGCAGGCAGAACTACAGAGTTGAAGGAGATCCACTCACATGACTTATCCCAGCTAGCATTTTCCTCAAATCATTTACTGATCCAAATGCAGGGAGGCACTAAACACATGTCTGAATCCCGCTGCTTTATGAGTCGCCCCTACAGGAAGATTTCTGCCCAATACAACAAAGAACATCTCCTGGAAGATAACATTACAATGAAGGTACCTTTAGGGGGGATCCACCCAGACGGGGCTACTCCTGTGTGCTTTGGTGGGATGGGCACATGAAGAGATGGGATGAGGCGCTCCACAAAGCGATACTCATCATGTGACTCTATAATACCCGGGTACTGAGATGTCACAGCAGATCCCGACCCGCTGTATGGGCGCTGAAAAGGAAGAAAGACATATGGAttagggggcactggattcctaCAATAACGGTGTGGGAAATGTCAGCGGTCTGTCCTACATGGAGCTCAGAGGCGGCCATCTTCATCCTTTCATCACCAACCACCCACTTACTGTCCAGCAACATGACAGTGTTCAAGTAgaacagtagaaaaaaaaagcagacagcGCAAAACCCAATCCTAACAACATGCAGCTGAACACTGAGGGtcaatataaaacatataaaaaagcagtgcagcgttCAAAACAAGCAAAAACCACATATAACAAAAGTGTGGAATTTGGGAGCCAAAAGGTGTCGACAGCTGACACaccgacagggagagagagaaatattTTGGCAGTGAAACAGGGTGCTTGAAAACAATCACTTCCGTGCtttccgccaccagaaatacaggcctctcacctcaatgaaTGGACCTCTGATTCAACAGAAAGGTCATTTGTGCAGTCATTTAACAAGGAGGGGAATGGTAAAGATGAGAGGGCTGTCTTCTTATATGGTCCTTCAGTCAGACTCCTCATTCATTCAGCAACCCTAGTGCGCACTCTTAGTACcggtacacatgaccgagtttcttggcagaattcagccagaaacacggtcggagctggattctgccgagaaactcggtcgtgtgtacacttttcagcgaggaagccgacgaggaactcgtcgggccaaatagagaacatgttctctatttcctcgttgttcaatgaggaaagttggcccgccgagatcctcggcggcttcaacacagaactcgacgaggaactcgatgtgtttggcacgtcgagttcctcagacgtgtgtGCGGGGCCTTAGACTTGCATTTCTTCATGTAAAATTCAGAAGAAATACATAGTGCTCtccatgtatttaaaaaaagacactaatttattaaataaaatgactACTCACAAGCGCAGGTAGGTGGCTGTCCCAACGTCACATAGCCCCCCGCACACGTATCGTCCGTGGGTAAGGACTTCCTCAGCGAATTAACGAAATAAAAAGTTAATTTGTTGAGGAAGTCCTTACACAGGGACGATACGTGTGCGGGGGGCTATGTGacgtcaggacagccacctacctgGTTTCATTTATTTGCTACATGACTACGAGCACAGGGACTCTGTGCTGCGCTTGTGAGTAGTCATTTTattgaataaattaaatacagAGAGAGaactatgtaccgtatttatcggcgtataccgcgcactattttgccctgaaaatcagggcaaaatcgtgggtgcgtggtatacgccgatacccgctttcctgccatgagtttgaatactgcgccggcatataccgagcgcagtacactcgtgtatcttcgggcagtctcggcacttcTCGCGCtgacgagagttgccgagcctgcccgacgatacacgagtgtactgcgctcggtatatgtcagcgcagtattcaagctcggcgcgggaaacgagcggggaggacgccgcagaaagacgccggacccgacgaagaggacacccgaagccgcagaaggacccgtacccgacaaagaggacacccgaagccgcagacggacgccggacccgacgaggcagcCGATggacgcgcaagacaccaaaactgtaagtacaaaaaaaactttttttccccacaggattcggggcaacattaggggtgcgcggtatacgcgggagcgcgttataccgcgataaatacggtatttcttctgaattttacatgaataaatgcaagtctaaagccgcgtacacatgattggaatttccaatggaattttccgtcgggaaTTCCggtgaagccgactttcatcagtcttgcatacacactgtcagactaaattccgaccgtccaaaacgcgatggcgtaaaacactactacgagccaaaaaaaattaatttcaatccttccgagcatgcgtcaagttgattctgagcatgcgtgggttttttctccgtcggagttgcacacagacgataagaatttcctatccccccccctatcggaaaaaaataaaacatgttctattcctAAACACAGACGGAAAAAAGTTCCTTTGGGgtccacacacaatcggaatttccgatgaaaattcagtctgacttttttcatcggaaattccaatcatgtgtatgcggcataagagtgcgCACTGGGGTTGCTGAAGGACTATATAAGAAGACAGCCCTCTCATCTTTACCATTCCCCTTGTTAAGGGATTGCACGAATGACCTTTCTGTTGAATCGGAGGTTCATTCATTGAggtgagagacctgtcaaaggtGTCAAAGGTgtcaaaggcccccccccccccctgtcggtgTGTCAGCCGTCGCCACCTTTTGGCTCCCAAATTCCACACTCTTGGAGTTTTGTGATTTTAGCTTATTTTGAGCGCTGCGCTGCTTTATACGTGTTCAAGTAGagttgtcacctcatccctttaaacctgaacacatgtgaattgcacaggttctaaggctaatttaatgcagataaggcaccaagagAGTTTAatgaccaccttaatcagccacacaaCCtgcgtaattcatatgtgttccgtTTTAAAGGGATAAGGTGGCAACACTATGTTACCTTCAAAATAAGGAATGGCTCCCATACAGCTGACCTCTAACACCCACTTTAAGATAAAGCCCTCTATGAGCTAAATGATAATATTACTAAAGGAAATCAGAATAACATGAAAAGAAAACAAACCTGTAGCCTGACAGCAGTCTTCAGGACATCTAACGCTGTCCTTCTAGTCAAGAAGGCCGCCATGTTGGTTTAGCAAAGAGGGTCAGTTTCCTTTCTTCAttaggtgtaccaacatggccgccTCTGACCTTCCGGTCCGCTAGGCGCATGCGCTGGGCTGTTGCGGTCAGGGATTCGAAAGGGGTGTAGCAATGTGGCGGAAAAGAACGTGGCTGTACATCATGCCGTAGACGTGCGCGTCCATGTGTCGGTATAAGATGCGTGCGCGCTCCCGCCCCCACCTCTTTCTTTCCTCCATTTTGAGAGACGCGGAGTGGCCGGTGAGGGGTTGTTGGATGATAGTTTGTGTGTGGCGGGGTTCGGTGATGGCGGGGAGGTCAGGCTGCTGGTAGAAGTGTGTGTGGTGGAGTGCGGGGTCACGTGGTGTGTGCGGGGCTCGCTGCCTCAGTCACGGGGGAGTTCTCCCATCCCCCTCATGTCACATGTGAGACTCCTCACTGTCCCGGCCCGGAGTTCTCCTCCATGGAGAATCATTGTGGCCAGCGGGCCAGACCTACCGCGAGCAGAAATGTATcatattgggggggaggggagatctaCACTTCCTGATAATCCTGGTGATGGTGTGTTGGGGTCTCCTGGATGatcttattaaagggccccatTCGCATGGGAGCCACCTGAAATGCAATTTGACAGCTCAAaccacctgacaagtcgcaccccattgtAGGGAATGGTCGTGTTCAGACGATGCGACACCGACTTTGCGCATTGATTTGAAAAGCGTATTCCCGCATTACTTTTGCGATTTATGGTGTGACTTGAATAGACgcctgtgcatgaagccacaccgATGTCTTCAGAGTCGCAGTGACATGCCGCTTTGAAGTTGTGTGGTTTCAGATGAAGTCGCACAATTTAAAAGCCGCATTCAAAGTGAGTGAGGGGCTCAGCGGTTATTGTAATCTAATTCATGAGTCTTGTTCAGGGGGGGGCTTCCAAGGGTGAAGGGGGCTTCTCATTGGTCAGTGTGGCCAGTCCGAGATCTGTGCTGATATCCTATGATGCCAGCTGCTGCCCCcatcgccatcctcggtgagggtatcgggaagtgaagcgttccggcttcactgcctgattccctacgGCACGAGTCGCGCAGCGCCATCCCCGCGTTCTTGGAGCCATGTGTTTACTAACACCCCACGGGCCCCATTTGGTACAATGTTCCACCctgagggcccattcacactagtgtgacTTTGGACTTGAGTGGCAGATTGAGTAATGTTgtactcagtcatgtgactttggactTGAGTGGCAGATTGAGTAATGTTgtactcagtcatgtgactttggaggctcactgatgtaaacagagcctaaCTGCTGTTTTCTGCCCTGGTAGAGCGCCATTCTATGTGCCCGTTCCCACTGCAAGACAGCCCAGAGGTGAGATTTACAGATGTGGCATATCGCACCTCACTGGTTCTGTGCAGTCGTATGAACTGGCActttgtacacttcaaataaagttccGGGGGGCAAAAAAAAGCTGCGATGCAGCACAACACCACCCATTGCTGTGCATCACTGCAGCCTGAAATAGATGGCTACCTGCACACCGAACTGCTGTGGATTAGTCTCTTGGATAAGTGTGACTGGGCCCTCTAAGGGctggtttacacttgcttcaaagcaGGGCTTCTGATATGCTTTGTTAAAACTCTGCCAGTCAAAGCCCCGTCACTAAAtacaatggttagcttacagtcctgtttacaccttgcttttgcttggtgctttggtgaggcttcaagcaagctttgccatagacttctatggagcctttgaagctacatggggtatattTTTTGAAgtgaagcaaaagcaaggtgtaaccaggactgtaagctaaccattttatttagcgaCGGAGCTTtcactggcattcagagagctttaacaaagctgaAGCAAgcgtaaatgagccctaaaagaGAAGACTGGCCAAAGCTCTTGTCATGTGGGTCTCGGGAGTACACTTGTGCTCTGCTGTGACCCAGAAGCAGCGGACAGTGGGCTAAAGTTGGCTGAGAGCTGCTACAGACTCTGGAAGGATCCCAGCAAtaatgtcgggatccacccagatgcctgactggCAGCCGCAGAGAAGAGAGCAGTTACTGACGGTCACCCCTGTGTGCTGAGTGATCAGCGGTCATTGAATGGTTTTTAATGTAAAGATGTTTCCTTGTTTATCCACTGATTTACTTAGTGATTCTAAAGGCTGATGTTTTTCTTTTAaccttaaggcttcatttccatggacgtttttacagccactttgtttagccttttttacagcttaaaaacacctgtccatttatttatttattttaaaccggagctcaaaaacgcagcggtagcctTTTATAGCGTTTTTTAActtctggcgtttttacagctctaaggcttcagaacgcactggtcctggttgttttttttttgcagcttaaaaacggctcagccatctacagctcaaaaacgtcatggtgggcatgaggctatagactaacatggagagacatttttaagctgcaaaaaaagctcagaaaagtggctgtaaaaacgtccatggaaatgaagcctaaggctaggttcacactgctgcaaattcaaaatcgcgattTCGCGACTGCGGTTTTGCcgtgatttaagagacatctgtgcagggttcaatgtaaatcgcggcccgaaatcgcaaaaagtagtacaggaactactttttgaaatcggtgcagcgccgcagatttgGCGTCGCACCTATTAGTACGGTacaattgccagcaaatgccgccgatttaagatgcgatttgacatgtgaaatcgcatctcaaatcgtaccagtgtgaacctgggctaaagctccaccgtaaaaaaaaaaaaatattaaaagccagcagctacaaatactgcagctgctgactttatatggacacttacctgttttggagtccagcgacgtctgcagcagaagactAGCAATCGCTCATCTATCTGCTGCCCCcatcgccatcctcggtgagggaatcgggaagtgagtCGCGCAGTGCCGTCCCTGCGTTCTGGGAGccatgtgtttcccagaacacaaccggTGGGAAGTGACACAACCCGCAGAGAGGACTCCTGGAAgtgagtgcaaatacctgtcttagagttccgatgagcggaagtccCACttaagggtggagctccgctttaatgcaacCTCTGTATTAAGGTAAACCTGATTGCAGCTCACCACTCCCACCAtactacttacctgagcccaatcttgatccagcacCGTGCACAACAGCAGTGGCTCTCTCCCTCCATTGGCTCTACTGCTGTCAATCCCAGTCAGTGGGGTGGCTGAGCCATGCTCTGTCAGTGGATGGTGAACTACCTAGAGCATTCaacttcattgagaactacaaccagcagctgcaaagtctgtcagtacttgtagttttccattcacagaactACGTGACTGAATGATGTGCTGGCAAGGCACCCCACATGGCAGTGTTTTTTTAAGTGACAGCAAGTGCGGGTAGAAGATCCCCTGCTTGCTGTCACTAGATGCAGCGGATCAGGTAGATGCTGCAggagtgggaacatgttacatgttcccaaaggtgaatttatccttaAATTTAGGGAATGctttaaggggggaaaaaacacttacaagtttagaaccactttagttGCTTGGTCTGATAAGGTCTGTTGACAACACTGCTGTCCTTGGTTAATCACTACAGTGCTTTGTAAATGGAgtgtttttaaagctgaactcccgcTTTTGTCAGACTTTGCCAAGCTGACCCGAACTATGTCCCTCACTAACATGTAAGGCCGCTGTATGTGGCTGAGGCTACACACAGTACCGTGTTCTGCGTTTGAGCCGAGACTTCCTCTTGTACCCGGAACACAGTCTATCTGATCAGTACTCAGCCAAAGTGTTCTAGCAATCAATACAAATCTTCCTCTGATTGGCAGAGTCTGACTCCGACTATCAGAGGAAGTTTTTTGTATTCATTGCACTGGTCTCTTAGGTGTGGACTGAGTAGTCAGCCCTCCCCTACTCAACCACTCCCACAACATGAAAGTGAATAATTTTGCAGTCCGATATGAGAACTGGGGGTGGCTAATTCAGGGAGTCTTTTAGGAGAGTCCTAAAATTACATAATGTTCTAATGGTATATTGGACCAAAAGGGAGGAAATGAGTTGTatgtttacatgcactttaactgTATTGTAACTCAAGATGTTTTGTATTTGCAGCAACCATGCAGATTTTTGTAAGGGCTCAAAATCTACACACCCTTGAGGTGTCTGGTCTAGAGACTGTCTACCACATCAAGGTAAGTGTATCTGATCAAAGTTTaaactttaagggccagttcacaccatagaattGCAGTCCGGCTGCGTTAGATGCTTTCCTGCATGCATGTCTTTTGATATGCTCCAGTGCGTtattgatgcagtccagtgcacttttctaccttttttttcttGACCTTTTAATAACGTGTGTTCCAGTGATTTTTTGATGCTTTCTACAGTTTTCCAgttcaggaaaaatgcagcatgttctatttttatttatttttcttgaccTGCAAAGCAAGGGTGTGAActttgccattgaaaaccatataacctactttctatACGTTTTGGATGCAGAAAAAAACTTCTATTGAAGTATGTCATCTATCCCAAACAGACGGAGTATCACTCGACATGACTACCatctattttatttatgtattttaactATGCTAGCAAAGCCACTCTTTCCTCAACTAAACTTGAGTGTCTAAAGTTAAACTATTTATTTTACactaacttttaaccacttccagaccaagccttttctggcactttttgtttgctTGTAACAATCAGtatctttttgctagaaaattgtttAAAACtacgaaatatatatatattgtcgcgcgttatttgcgcagcagtttttcaagcacaattttttgaggcaaAATACTTTTtagaattttaatgcaaaaacgcCACAATACATATTCCTGTATTTTTATGTaaaatgttatgctgagtaaatggaTACTATACATGACAAGCTTTAAAATTTGTGACAAATGGCATACATTTTGCTATCTATAGGCAACGCttcaaaagcctttacaggttactaaTTTAGATTTATAGAGGTCTACTGCCTATGATCTTTTGCACGGGgggggactttaaaaaaaatatattcctttTTTAATTGCTGTCACGCGGAAAGTAAACATCCTTGTGACGGTAATAGGCATGTGACagttactctttatggagagatctgggcacCCCAAATCCCTTAAAAGCATTTAAATCCccaagatctgtgttttttttttttttttgttatggctcCGTTAATATTCGAGTAAAGGTCATCGCTTCAGGGCTACCATAGCGAGAGCCAATCCCGATGGGGCGGGAGAGTCTGCAAGCTGCAAAATGTGTCGGTAAGGACATCAccacccaccccccacccccgcttgtaaaagcagtctagaggctagtTAGCTGCTAGGTTCTCTTTTACAAGGGATCCGATCGTTGGCTCTATAAAAAATGTACctggctatgactaagcacttgtttcagtgcgaaacgcggcagcagtcaggttttattttattttgctgtgacttgtagtgctgtcctttttttttttttaataaaaggctacaatttgttcagagtgcggttgtccagagacaatctttgttcctgctttgctaagtgcattgcctgcacctgagttgtctgcaactcATCTGgtttcccacctggagcggctattccctttttaCCTGGCAAAACCACCAgaagtctggaagtggttaaatcattgaGTTTTTAGCATTCTGCAGTATGTACTTTGAGACTGATGCTGTTATAGAATACATTTAATCTTGTGATCGCTGTCAGTTCTCATTTTATTGGCACTTTttaaactgtagtcttgctttgcATCCATCACACATACCATTTGCTCTTCTTTCAGGCCCAGGTCTCCTCTCTAGAGGGAATTGCCTGCGAAGACCAAGTTATTCTTCTTGCTGGTGCCCCCTTGTCTGATGAAGACACCCTTGGCCAGAGTGGAGTATGTGATCTCAGCACTTTGGATGTTGCTGCTCGTCTGTTGGGAGGTCAGTATTTCAGGCGTTTAAGTCTATAATCCCTAATGATGCTTCCCTTGGGCCTATTGGCACATTTGTTTTGGTAagataaaatgcatttttgttaCATAGGATTAATTTTTCAACCATGAACCAATAACCACACGTCTCTACCAGACATTAATTTCATGATCCCAGTTATACGTTCTCCATATGTTGTAAAATCCACCTTTCTCTAATAGTCAAACATCCATGTGCACAAATTAGCCTTAACACCCAATGAAAACAGGTAAACTTTTAGCAGGAAGATCTAACTGCATATGCTCTTTAACATGTGCGATTTTGGCATGAACATCACTTAAAAATCCcagaacaatatatttttttaaaagcattggACCAATGGCATAAAGTATGAAAGTTGAAAGATACCCACAATTGTACACATGTGGCAACCATATATGATCATGAAGAAGTATGAAGGCTGCCAGTTTGACCTGGCTGTAATGCTTATTCTTTTTGTCACCTAAATTTATTCAACGGAACCCCCAATGCACTCAAAACATGCAATGTAGCACTGCACAAAAAGACACCTTATTCATCAAGAATAGGCTGCAATAATAAAACGTGCCTTAATGCATAGTGTGACTGGACCCCTAATGTGGTCAGCCCTCCATGTTAGGCATCAGTTGTTTAATTTGGCCATTGTCTTCAGAACTAGGTAAGGATCTGTTC contains:
- the FAU gene encoding ubiquitin-like protein fubi and ribosomal protein S30, with the protein product MQIFVRAQNLHTLEVSGLETVYHIKAQVSSLEGIACEDQVILLAGAPLSDEDTLGQSGVCDLSTLDVAARLLGGKVHGSLARAGKVRGQTPKVAKQEKKKKKTGRAKRRMQYNRRFVNVVPTFGKKKGPNANS